One segment of Panicum virgatum strain AP13 chromosome 1K, P.virgatum_v5, whole genome shotgun sequence DNA contains the following:
- the LOC120712001 gene encoding protein RESPONSE TO LOW SULFUR 3-like: MAPSVSTGAATPSRRKGAAAGVEEAELLRGRNAELEREVAALRAELGAARRRAETAEEAEERLCVQLGEAEAEAVEIARAYQGRVEELDRELAAARAARSS; the protein is encoded by the coding sequence ATGGCGCCGTCCGTCTCCACCGGCGCTGCGACGCCGTCCCGTAGGAAGGGCGCGGCTGCGGGCgtggaggaggccgagctcctgCGGGGGCGGAACGCGGAGCTGGagcgggaggtggcggcgctgcgcgcggagctgggcgcggcgcggcggcgcgcggagacggccgaggaggccgaggagcggCTGTGCGTGCAGCTGGGCGAGGCCGAGGCAGAGGCCGTCGAGATCGCGCGCGCGTACCAGGGCCGCGTCGAGGAGCTCGAcagggagctcgccgccgcgcgcgcggccaggTCATCCTAG
- the LOC120711758 gene encoding uncharacterized protein LOC120711758, translating into MLPLISPPGLRAAAANANAGGTATPPRPSVILPGLGNNTGDYARLAAALRDDHGLPAAVVARVTRPDWLRNAAGLADANYWRGTLRPRPVLDWYLKRVDEAVSEARELCAPGGKISLIGHSAGGWLARVYMEEFDASDISLLLTLGTPHLPPPKGVPGVIDQTRGLLNYIEKNCAPAVYTPELRYVCIAGRYIQGAPLLGDSTVASDEVLAVDTTSEGGEAVIISTNDKSTPSSATWRTRFVGQGYKQVCGRADVWGDGVVPEMAAHLEGALNISFDGVYHSPVGADDEQRPWYGSPAILKQWVPHLLN; encoded by the exons ATGCTCCCGCTCATCTCGCCTCCGGggcttcgcgccgccgccgccaacgccaaCGCCGGCGGCACTGCCACGCCCCCGCGGCCGTCCGTCATCCTCCCA GGGCTCGGGAACAACACGGGCGACTACGCGCGGCTCGCCGCGGCGCTGCGGGACGACCACGGCCTGCCGGCGGCCGTCGTGGCGCGGGTGACGCGCCCCGACTGGCTCCGCAACGCCGCGGGGCTCGCCGACGCCAACTACTGGCGGGGAacgctccgcccgcgccccgTCCTCGACTG GTACCTGAAGAGAGTGGACGAAGCGGTGTCTGAGGCGAGGGAACTATGTGCTCCAG GTGGAAAGATATCATTGATAGGGCATTCAGCCGGGGGCTGGCTCGCACGCGTGTACATGGAAGAGTTTGATGCTTCTGACATAAGTTTACTGCTCACCCTTGGCACCCCTCACTT GCCTCCTCCGAAAGGTGTACCTGGGGTAATTGATCAGACTAGAGGATTATTGAACTACATCGAGAAGAATTGTGCTCCAGCAGTTTATACACCAGAACTGAGATATGTGTGCATTGCTGGAAG GTACATCCAAGGTGCTCCTCTTCTGGGGGACTCTACAGTTGCTTCAGATGAGGTCCTAGCAGTGGACACTACTTCAGAAGGAGGTGAGGCTGTTATTATCAGTACCAATGATAAATCTACCCCATCAAGTGCCACATGGAGAACCCGATTCGTTGGACAAGGATACAAACAG GTTTGTGGCCGTGCGGATGTGTGGGGCGATGGTGTTGTTCCTGAAATGGCTGCGCATCTGGAGGGTGCACTGAACATAAGCTTTGACGGCGTGTACCACTCGCCTGTAGGTGCTGATGATGAACAGAGGCCCTGGTATGGCTCCCCAGCAATCCTGAAGCAGTGGGTGCCCCACCTTCTTAACTGA
- the LOC120711913 gene encoding protein TRI1-like: protein MAAVARVFRGSRFVMSPAPGAAAAAGAKKAAAPQVTKADATAAKEKRGILKPVPVSEEMRRFAGGKPEVARSEAVKLIWAHIKANGLQNPAKKTEINCDATLKSLFGGRDKIGMLEISKLLNPHFLKN from the exons atggcggcggtggctagggttttccGCGGGTCCCGGTTCGTCATGTCCCCGGCGCCgggcgcggctgcggcggcgggggcgaagaaggcggcggcgccacaGGTCACCAAGGCGGACGCGACGGCGGCGAAGGAGAAGCGCGGGATCTTGAAGCCGGTGCCGGTCTCCGAGGAGATGCGCAGGTTCGCCGGCGGCAAGCCCGAGGTCGCCCGCTCCGAGGCCGTCAAGCTCATCTGGGCCCACATCAAGGCCAACGGCCTCCAG AACCCGGCGAAAAAAACAGAGATCAACTGTGATGCCACACTCAAAAGCTTGTTTGGTGGGAGGGACAAGATTGGGATGCTGGAGATCTCGAAACTACTGAACCCTCACTTCCTGAAGAACTAA
- the LOC120711832 gene encoding probable pyridoxal 5'-phosphate synthase subunit PDX2, which yields MAVVGVLALQGSYNEHLAALRRIGVRGVEVRKPEQLLGLDSLIIPGGESTTMAKLANYHNLFPALREFVSGGKPVWGTCAGLIFLANKAVGQKTGGQELVGGLDCTVHRNFFGSQLQSFETELSVPKLAEKEGGNDTCRGVFIRAPAILEVGSDVEILADCPVPANRPSIVISSGEGAEEEVYSKDRVIVAVRQGNILATAFHPELTSDSRWHRFFLDMDKESQAKALAALSLSSSSRDTEHLPKNKPLALPIFE from the exons aTGGCGGTGGTGGGCGTCCTCGCGCTGCAGGGCTCCTACAACGAGCACCTGGCCG CGCTGCGGAGGATCGGGGTGAGGGGCGTGGAGGTGCGGAAGCCGGAGCAGCTCCTCGGCCTCGACTCGCTCATCATCCCCGGCGGCGAGAGCACCACCATGGCCAAGCTCGCCAACTACCACAACCTG TTTCCAGCACTTCGAGAGTTTGTCAGTGGTGGAAAGCCTGTCTGGGGAACCTGTGCTGGGCTTATCTTTCTTGCAAACAAAGCAGTAG GACAAAAAACAGGGGGCCAGGAACTTGTCGGAGGACTAGATTGTACTGTCCACCGTAACTTTTTTGGGAGTCAG CTCCAAAGCTTTGAGACAGAGCTTTCTGTGCCGAAGCTTGCTGAGAAGGAAGGAGGGAATGATACATGCCGTGGTGTTTTTATACGGGCACCTGCTATATTGGAAGTAGGTTCAGATGTTGAAATATTGGCTGATTGCCCTGTTCCTGCCAACAGACCAAGCATTGTAATATCATCTGGGGAGGGTGCTGAG GAAGAAGTGTATTCGAAAGATCGGGTAATTGTTGCGGTACGACAAGGGAACATTCTAGCAACTGCCTTTCACCCAGAATTGACATCAGATTCCCGATG GCATCGCTTCTTCTTGGACATGGATAAAGAATCCCAGGCAAAGGCCTTGGCCGCACTatcattatcatcatcttcAAGAGACACAGAACACCTGCCAAAGAATAAGCCGCTTGCTTTGCCCATTTTTGAGTAA
- the LOC120712067 gene encoding probable polygalacturonase At1g80170 has translation MGAGTRGGMRATLLLVLLLVGLSFLAVARAAAGGGVDGGVGGAGGEDGERFLRLWADGGGEADQEEDFFKWDEEEDDDDEAEESHIMVWGKGAERAATCRNVVNVDTFSAAGDGDADDTEAFSSAWKTACSLDNAVFLVPAGRRYKVGAITFMGPCKARMIIQIQGTIVAPEEPSEWDPRSPRLWLLFSGLAGARIQGGGVIDGSGSKWWANSCKVNKSNPCRPAPTAVTIDSSRGVRVKGLRVQNAQQMHLTVYRSRNVRLAGVRIEAPEDSPNTDGIHVAESTAVSIQSCRIGTGDDCISIVNASFNIRMKNIDCGPGHGISIGSLGKDGAFAAVENVALDTARISRAQNGVRIKTWQGGAGYVRNVRFSNVAVDGVDHPIVIDQFYCDAARGSCCRNSTTSGVQVTNVAYLNIRGTSRRAEAIRFACSDAAPCTGIVLRDIDLRRSDGDGGEVQTVCNCAIGFDYGRVSPAADCLRSSTCGGSLDHRPDDDDDGDGGKGKAVALTIPAPILHTEL, from the exons ATGGGGGCAGGGACGAGAGGCGGCATGCGGGCGACGCTGctcttggtgctgctgctggtgggcTTGTCGttcctcgccgtggcgagggcggcggcgggcggcggcgtcgacggtgGCGTtggcggagcaggaggtgaGGACGGGGAGAGGTTCCTGAGGCTGTGGGCAGACGGTGGTGGAGAAGCTGACCAGGAGGAGGATTTCTTCAAGTGGGATGAagaggaagacgacgacgatgagGCGGAGGAGAGCCACATCATGGTGTGGGGGAAGGGGGCCGAGCGGGCGGCGACGTGCAGGAACGTGGTGAACGTCGACACCTTCAGCGCGGCGGGGGACGGCGACGCCGACGACACCGAG GCCTTCTCGAGCGCGTGGAAGACGGCGTGCTCACTGGACAACGCGGTGTTCTTggtgcccgccggccgccgctacaAGGTCGGCGCGATCACCTTCATGGGGCCGTGCAAGGCCAGGATGATCATCCAG ATCCAGGGGACGATCGTGGCGCCGGAGGAGCCGTCGGAGTGGGACCCCCGGAGCCCGCGGCTGTGGCTGCTCTTctcggggctcgccggcgcccgcatccagggcggcggcgtcatCGACGGCTCCGGCTCCAAGTGGTGGGCCAACTCCTGCAAGGTCAACAAGTCCAAC CCGTGCAGGCCTGCTCCCACGGCCGTGACGATCGACTCGTCCCGGGGCGTGCGGGTGAAGGGCCTGCGCGTGCAGAACGCGCAGCAGATGCACCTGACGGTGTACCGGTCCCGGAACGTGCGCCTCGCCGGGGTTCGCATCGAGGCGCCCGAGGACAGCCCCAACACCGACGGCATCCACGTCGCCGAGTCCACCGCCGTCTCCATCCAGAGCTGCCGCATCGGCACCGGCGACGACTGCATCTCCATCGTCAACGCCAGCTTCAACATCCGCATGAAGAACATCGACTGCGGCCCGGGCCACGGCATCAG catcgGGAGCCTGGGGAAGGACGGGGCGTTCGCGGCGGTGGAGAACGTGGCGCTGGACACGGCGCGGATCAGCCGGGCGCAGAACGGGGTGCGGATCAAGACGTGGCAGGGCGGCGCCGGCTACGTCCGGAACGTGCGCTTCTCCAACGTGGCCGTCGACGGCGTGGACCACCCCATCGTCATCGACCAGTTCTACTGCGACGCCGCCCGGGGCTCCTGCTGCCGGAATAGCACCACCTCCGGCGTGCAGGTCACCAACGTGGCCTACCTCAACATCAGGGGCACCTCCCGGCGCGCCGAGGCGATCCGGTTCGCCTGCAGCGACGCCGCGCCCTGCACCGGCATCGTGCTCCGCGACATCGACCTGCGCcgcagcgacggcgacggcggcgaggtgcaGACCGTCTGCAACTGCGCCATCGGCTTCGACTACGGCCGCGTCAGCCCCGCTGCCGACTGCCTCCGCAGCAGCACCTGCGGCGGCTCGCTCGACCACCgccccgacgacgacgacgatggcgacggcggcaaGGGGAAGGCCGTGGCCCTGACGATTCCGGCGCCCATCCTGCACACCGAGCTGTGA